The DNA region TCCATACTATGGCTATGATCTTTGCTGACCGCGAGCCATCTTGGCAATGCATTGGGCCAGGGTGCCAGCCTACGGCCCAACTTTGTGGGCTTCTACCTGGGTCTTGGGAATGGGCTGATGGGCGGGCCAGCTCCACCGTTTCAGAGTGGGGGTTGGTGTGTGGTGATAAGTACAAGGTTGGAATGGTTcaagctttcttcttctttggtTGCATGATGGGTAAGCTATTTCATTTTTTGCTAAAATCGATACGATGCTAATaactttgattatgaaaataataacaatgaactgaacaaatgtttgataatgtataacttgcaaagagacacaaagatttaaggaagTTCACCCAATAATGGATACGTCCTCTGTCGTatgtagtttcttgtttatattatatcaaaggagtataaaatactcttacaaatgaagcattacaattgagtaagagataaaatcaaaaggatatgtgtttggcttaggggttgtgtttttatgtgtttgttgagtgagtatgagagctctattactaagtacattcaatgataattgctcacttaatacatgcttaatgttgaataatgaatgatatgaaacagCTCCAATGACTTGAAAGGTCAAAAAAGCATCCTAGGCATATCAGAGGAATCACTCGATCAAAACAGAGAGTTCGCTCGGTCGAACGAGCTATAGGTAGCTTCTAGATACATTCTGTTTATCCGCTCGACCAACCtaagagctcgctcggtcgagcgagctagtCGAGCGACCTTTAGAATTCTTCTGTCAGTTTCTGCTTGAGCGAAGTATCTTCCAAaaccctttgcacttcttcattaatcattattaaCACTAATAATTCTCATGAATACTTCACCacaataaatcacacttaaacatTACAATCATTAAGTTACCAACTTAATCACCCACATTAACATACTCATttgattccatcccaagagtcacacatAAATGCACACATTAATTTTGCACttaagtcacaccattcatgatACCATTCATAAAAACATCATTTTTTAGTCTGGGGCATGaaatttgctatatatttattttgtagaTTATGTACTTTCGCCATTTTACTTGGGGCCTCTAACTATTAGGAtgatttatcccacatcgacaaattaaaCATGGTGTGCATACTTTAGAAATTATTGGAGTTCTTCTTTCCATAGCCATATGATTTTGAGATAATATATATCTCCTTCACTTCTGAAGTATGTGCACCTCGTGTCTCCCCGTTAATGTGTTGGCATTGACAATAAGTCCAATTTAATTTAACATGATATTAGAGTCGATGGttcgattaaaaatgaaaaaatgattGGTTAAAAAAAATCACGGTGCTCTAGGGATACAAAATATATTCGTTATGAATTTATACAATATGTTAAATATATTAGATACTAcaagataatataaatatataagtatGACTAAGTCATAACTTTATCTTAAATACAACtaacaataatacaaaataaatcatGTACGCATTTTTAATTAGTTCACGTGATGCAGGGCCAAGTaccaaacaaattatttttctttagaaaATATCGTTTTTTAAACATATacaatataaaatcaaaatttgagaTCATATAGTATCAGTTTTCAGTTTCACTCTAACGCACACTTGTATTTGTTTCACTTTTTGAAATGTGTGCTTTGAAtgcattgaaataaattaaatttatgtttgaaaacaaagtaattttatttagaaatctAAACATTAACTTATATTATTAACTTAAAGTTAATGTTTAGTAAATTAAAAGTATGAGAATGATTAGTACTTCTGAGAAAAGCTAATAGTAGtaaatcttttaaaaaacttttacaaaatagtattgtatttttgaaatttcacaacttaatgtataatttaacgTTTTTGGGCATTAATGTTACGACAACTTCAATTTcaaaagtacaatgctattttgtagAACTTTAAGGAAAAAGATTATTGTATTGTAAGGAAAGAAGACAAGGGTAAAACGAAATTTCACAATTTTAcatataatttaacttttttgggCATAAATGTTATGACATCttaaattccaaaagtacaatgctattttgtgaaaatttttttaagatttgctacTATTGGAATTTCACAAAAGTTCGTTGTGATTATGTAAAATATCCCTTTACTATATTTTAAAAGATAGCTATAGTCtagaatttgaaaaataattattatgtaattgaaatttataattaaaataaaatacttgctCTGAAACACAATCTAGCGTTGTTTAATGCTAATTTCaatttgtattgatttattatATATCCAATCTCTTATGTTGACACTTGAGAGTAAGGTTGGTAGTACCAATCCAGCCAGTCTCCTGAGATCAGACCGTCTCTCTGAGAGATGTTTTTCAAATCCAACACATTAAAGCTTAATACTATACTTTTATTCTACATTTTTTTATAAGTCGGTTCATTTACATgtgatctctcaaagagaccgtctcacacaagaatttgtgataccaATTATGTTCTATTTAATTTATGTAGATGATCCTATATGTTGGCTTTAATGAAGACTATCTAAAgccaactttaatttattttaatttatatgaaccCTATATGTTGAGGTGAAGAATGTAAAAagtgaaattgaaaatgaaagctttaaaaaggtttaacaatgaaaaataaatgaaaaatataatgcaaaatatgaacacaagtgtatatgaggtatcttggatacctccccctcaaatgtagtttattatattgaattcaaaaattacaagtataataaacctccccttctcttgagaacaatctctcaagactacaaatactaaagcaaagtaagaacactctcaagtttctaacaatgcaatagccctcacaatatgtgtgtttgtgatgAATGTTACTATGATTGATGAATCATATATATAGGCAAGGTATTCAttactcttagtattccctcataaatcaccataaactcacatgtaacatcccaattaaccccctaattaactatgacaataaacattacaataaacaatagagtaatgcaccacattacTGCATAGTCACTAtaaattctgaccaaaaacagAATCTAATGTAGTCTGTTGGACtactgctcgaccgagccactacCTTGCTTGGTCGAACGAGATTCCagtgaagctactgacttgttctggaCATCCTGCTCGACCGGTTGAGCTAGGCTCTGCTCGATCGAGCGGTTGGTCGAGTCACTCACAATctgcttctttctttgttgctttgatcaagcgACTCttatcaaccgttccaaaccttaaaccacccatatccgacacatctttatcgaccctctctaaagtacaagacaaagcatatTCGCTTATATGTgtaaagttaacgtcatcattaagattattgacacttgctttaacacatacttattttatttttaagatttagTAAAAGGGTAACATAGGCCGTTGTCTGTCTATATTGGCTCACATGTAAGTCTATAGTTGTACTTTCAAAAGTCAATCACTATTATTATACAATCTCACACATTGATTTGTCTATTATAAAATCCAAGTTACTTTGTTTTTtcacttataaaaaaattaaattgcttttataaaattttaagactGCGAAcagaatttataattttatacattttgacatatattaatcaatattttaaaataataatcaataatctcattttaagtttaatgctttataaaatttttatttcatcaaacTTATTATTATGGTGGTTGACATATAGTAAGTTGGcattcttttaaaaataaacaaatttctaCAGCTCAAGTGAACAACCAACTTTTTCACTTTAATTTGCAAGTCTTAAATGCTCAAATCtgaataacataaaaaataaccagcaacaaatttaaaaattgagcTACCAATTAAAATTAGGGATATTGTACATAATAGcaataaatttttatgaaaggACAGTGTTagtaaatcttaaaaaaaaaattccacaaaatagcattgtacttttggaatttaaACTGCCGGAATATTAATGtccaaaaaatgttaaattatacGTCAATATGTGAAATTCCATTTTTACCATGGTCTTCTTTTCTTAAAATACAGAAACGTTCTTTTCTTAAAATTctacaaaatagcattgtacttttgAAATTTAAGCTGCCGTAATATTAACGCCCAAAACACGTTAGATTAtacgttaagttgtgaaattcTAAAAATACAATGCTATTTTATGAAACTATTTTAGATTTACTATCTTTAATCTTTCGCTAAAGTTTATTACTATCATGCAGAATGTCCcttaaaattacatatattttcATGGATTCATTCATCGACTTTAACTATCTGTTGTATTTTCTatgtatatcaaataaaaagttACCCTATTAAGTattcaatttaacaaaattatacaataataatatccAACTCAAAAACAAAAGTATAACTCTTTGTTCCAATCGAGAAgccaaatttaaatttactaTACTAAAAGTCATTTTTCATCTCAAAGATTTTACAATAATCTCAAaactccttttttatttttccctcGTAACAATAATTTTCCAGGGCCTTTCAAGTAAATTTAAAAGCCCTTTTTGcttataacaataatacttcTAAATTTTGGGTTTTGAGCGGGGGCTCTTCTCTGCCATCCGAAAGGCCGGCCTTGTATAGAATTATCCTTCGCTACGGGCTATTTAAtaaaaactttattaatattaaattaggtGCTACAATTGCTATTCCAACTAGTGTCTGTTAATTGATCTTCTTTGACATATACTTCTGTATATACTCTCTCTCTTTCACTtaaaatgtctcatttactttttggatATTATTCAATGCACCTATTCAATGTTTAATATCTTATTATACATAAcgatatattataaaaaaatgaatattaataattttgtattgagatgaattaaacaaaatctcacttgaatatattttaatctatagattaagaataaaatacaaattatgagTGCTaagtgaatagtgtcaaaaaagtaAATGTCCCATTTTGTGTGAAATGGAGAAAGTATAATGTAAAAATAACTAAGTGGGGTCTTATTTAATTCCTCTTAatacaaattttataatattaactttttatttttttatcctataaaattaaaaatatttaagatgtGCATTAAATAgcatgaaaaacaaaaatatgacAGAATAAAATCAGAGAAAGTAATATCGAaaaataatagttaaattagtaaattattaaTAGTGTTCTATTCATTCTATATTACTCCATATCCATAATTGGCGCATTAAAGACTTTGCGCATGCCGTGTATAGCCAATTAGCTATTTAATGCAACTttgattatttcttttttattttttatttttttggattttacaaTGGTCTCTTTGATATTTTCAGGAGCAGGAATATTTGGTCATCTATCAGATTCATCTATAGGAAGAAAAGGCTCTTTAACAATAGCATGTCTATTAAATGGCATCCTTGGTTGCCTAACTGCCCTCTCACCAAACTACACAATCTACACCCTCTTAAGATTTTTATGTGGGCTCGGTAGCGGGGGCGTAGGCATGTGCGCCTTCGTCCTCGCCACAGAACCCATTGGCCCCACCAAACGTGGGATTATCGGTATGTCAACCTTCTACTTCTTCTCAACCGGAATTGCCCTTCTCTCCGGAATAGCCTACATTTTCCAATCTTGGCGATCTCTTTACGTCGCATCCTCAATACCCTCACTTCTCTTTGTTACAATCATCATCCCATTCCTTTCGGAATCTCCTAGATGGTACCTCGTACGAGGAAAAACCAAGGAAGCTACCCAAATCGTGCATGTTATAGCCCAATCCAACGGTCATACTATCCCAAAATCCGTAGAACTAATCCTCGACGATGatataaacaaaaacaacaacatcgaaacccaaaaaaaaaccGAAATGGGAATCACAGGTTCTTTACTAGATGTCGCAAAGTCACCCATCATAAGACTGCGCCTTTTTTTAGTCGTTATAATTAGTTTCTTTGTCGCGATTGTGTACTATGGTCTTAGTCTAAACGTTGTCAATCTCGAGACTAATCTCTACCTCAATGTGTTCCTAAACGCCATTGTTGAAATGCCTGCATACACATTGAATTCAGCATGGTCCGATAAATTTGGGAGAAAGCCGCTGACAGTAGGAACAATGTGGTTTAGTGGTGTGTTCTGTTTGGTAGGCAGTATGATTCAGGGGTATGGAAATTGGAAAGGCTTAGAAATGATATGTGGGATATTAGGGATTTTGGGTATGGCTGGAAGTTATAATATATTGTTTGTTTATGATGTGGAATTGTTTCCTACGGTGGTGAGAAACGCGGCTTTAGGATGCGCGACACAAGCGTCTCAGATGGGGGCGATACTAGCGCCGGTTGTGGTGCTCATGGGTGGTAAAGTGGCCTTTGCGGTGTTCTCTGTTTGTGGAATTGTTGGGGGTTTGTTGGCTTGTTATTTGCCTGAAACATTGAATCGACCGTTGTATGATACAATTGGTGGTATGGAAGAGGGTGAATCAAATAGAGGACTTAGGTAAATCTTTCACAAATTCTCGATTCAAATAAGACGATTTCACAGCTGAAATTATCACTATTGGGATGGCTTTATGTACACTTATTGTATTAAACTGATCATTTACAGTTTTAAAGCAACGAATCACTAATAAGTTTAAAGTGATGACTTGtgactttaaagtgatcaattaaaagaACGGGCTAATTATATGAATTCATCTCATAGTAAAACGATTTACTGGTGAGAAATGGGCTAATTAGTTGTTATTATGATGTTGTTGTAGTCGAATGAAAGGTTTAGTCATCTTACGCCTCCAATTAGATATTAGGGAATTTGTGTTATTCTTTTGCTTTTGAAAAATGCTTATGCAAATTATTTTGGGTTATTTCCAAaacttttgaatattttttatttgaaatttaaatatttaatccaTGTAGAAGTTATACATTCAATTTAATAGCAAATGACAATTTAGTACCACCTTACTTTTAATGCACTTACCACTTTAATAATCTATATATTTCTTGAATTTCTTAAAAGAAGGTtaaaaaatgcttaaatttACGTTCTCAATTTATATATATCAACAATGTTGTGAATGAAGAATCAAGGATTTAGCAACAATTTTGAAATTTCTAAGATGAATGGTAAATTATTCCATGATTGGAGCTCAACTTGAAAATAGAATATATAGGATTTTGATGTAAGAATAAGCAAATTAATGCAAATATTTAACATAATGTTTACTAAGGTAACTTGATGTGTGATATCACTGATACGTCTTTCCAACTTCTAAGGCCTAGATTGTACTTCTTTCCGTTCCATTACACTTACTGTACTTGACTTTTACGCAacttaatgtgttattttgattatttatatattgaactatacatatccaataattatataaaaaaaataatattatgaaagtatgtaattagacgattcaaataagattccatttaaatatattttttcttatagattATTCTATTAATAGAGAAATCAATGGAGTTATCCATGATAATAGGAACTACACTCAAGGATGAAGGATGTACAAGTATAGAAAATTTCTCTAAATTGTGTTTAGGCTAGAGGTATAGATCTTGTAACTAAAAAGATTACTGAGCATTAAACGGATAAATTTCACCATTatggtaatggtaatgaaaatattGATTCTCCATTCCTAGTATTTTACATAAGTTATAAAATGGGGGAAATTTAGTAGAAAAGTAAATAACTACTATGTGTATCTGTTTGGTTTATTCggaattttattatattttggaaattgtagaagtatgtaatttgaaatGTGGGCACTGTATTTGTACTTTAAAAATTGAaagatttgaaaaatattttgttttagaaACTTGAATGTTAGAAAACTTCATATATTTTCGCGCAATTTGtataaagacaacaatttttttatgagactgtctcattgtAAGACGGACCCATACAAGCAGCCcaaaatcatttatattttaaaaaaattttaactacatcttttgcttttattttttaataaattataatggcCAGCCTAATTAAACTGTCTCACAAGACactcttaataaaaaattttgtctATTTATATAGgtttgtagaaaaaaaaaagttttgaacTTAGATTCAAACTTTAGAATCGTCGCACCCTAATATTTGAATGCTCTGGGTTCAATAAAAATATTGGGTTGGATATGGATCTAATTAGACCCAGATCCAACTCATGCCCATTTCTTGTAAGTTTCattataatttagaaaaaattcattttaaaaattcCAACTGTGACTGTTTTAAACTAAAAGTAAGAAGCCCTACTtctatttaatatttgaaaattgCAACATGAAATAAAAGCATTCTATTAATTGGTAATGCTTataagaggttaaaaatgatcATGTATTATCGTTCTACTAGCTCACAAgtcttaaagaaaaaaaaacatacctcCATATAAAGTTGTAAGTATTAAGATCCTACCTAGGATTAGAGGTGTTcgttcgggtgatcgggtcggtttcggattgatgtcattcggttcagttgtatttcggatcggttattatTCAGATGTGTGTTActacgggtcacactcgggtcaggttggttagtcacggttctgttgaagatcagttatttgagctatcggcTAAGCATCGGTAAGGTGtaggttgaagttcgtgtcgagtagtcaatcggtctcggactgtcatcggttaataattggttcggttttaccgggtacagatcgagttcgggtattattttccagtagaattcggctacaaattactaattactatagatcgagtcaatatcagattaagttgctagacattttttaattgatgtaagattccccttagttaaggcaaaatagttaaaatgtaaatcagttagtgattattactttgttatttttacttatttgactataaattaaaattaaagttttattatttttcatctaatttaattaaaaatagttatataGACATTGacaattgattattaactctaaatatatgaaattatgtatgtataaaatttaatttattaaaatttctattactttattagattaactaataagatgattcaatatgagtcgatcataccttATGTTAAAATtgggttcaggtttacagcatttcaatttaaaattcgttcgggttaagtagGTTTTAGCCGGAACAAGTTttgttttgagcatgattcgggtcgggtatgactcgggtcgatcactattaggttcggTAATCTCGGTAAACATTTATATGTCagttataaaaatcggtcgcagttcgggttcga from Amaranthus tricolor cultivar Red isolate AtriRed21 chromosome 3, ASM2621246v1, whole genome shotgun sequence includes:
- the LOC130807261 gene encoding organic cation/carnitine transporter 4-like gives rise to the protein MPPENLQEPLISPVTGISNGPEKLTIDEMLQKYCGEFGRWQLRHFFLTSLGWALEAFHTMAMIFADREPSWQCIGPGCQPTAQLCGLLPGSWEWADGRASSTVSEWGLVCGDKYKVGMVQAFFFFGCMMGAGIFGHLSDSSIGRKGSLTIACLLNGILGCLTALSPNYTIYTLLRFLCGLGSGGVGMCAFVLATEPIGPTKRGIIGMSTFYFFSTGIALLSGIAYIFQSWRSLYVASSIPSLLFVTIIIPFLSESPRWYLVRGKTKEATQIVHVIAQSNGHTIPKSVELILDDDINKNNNIETQKKTEMGITGSLLDVAKSPIIRLRLFLVVIISFFVAIVYYGLSLNVVNLETNLYLNVFLNAIVEMPAYTLNSAWSDKFGRKPLTVGTMWFSGVFCLVGSMIQGYGNWKGLEMICGILGILGMAGSYNILFVYDVELFPTVVRNAALGCATQASQMGAILAPVVVLMGGKVAFAVFSVCGIVGGLLACYLPETLNRPLYDTIGGMEEGESNRGLR